In Halobacteriovorax marinus SJ, the following proteins share a genomic window:
- a CDS encoding carbon starvation CstA family protein codes for MFLFFICIICLVLAYRFYSPFVEKQAKIDHSVKTPCTRFEDGVDYVAVSPIKAFLIQFLNIAGVGPIFGPILGAIYGPSALVWIVLGNIIGGSVHDYFSGVLSIKEDGQSLPEIAGHYFNIYFKGIMLIFTAMLLFFVGVVFIMSPAGLISNLETFQGTIFANNTFWVLVILGYYLLATLLPIDKIITKFYPIFGLLMVVMTTSIAVALLINAPHLPEVGSVFSFLKHSHLSHELLDRAPGAPPVWPLLFVTITCGAISGFHSTQAPIIARCLTNEKYIRPVYYGAMLAEGVVAAVWALAGISAFPGGYVELKSVIALGGPGLVVNKVATSYLGTIGGVMAILAVAVFPITSGDTAFRSLRLTIIDAFKVSQSIKNRLLVSIPILTIAYFMTKIDFSLIWRYFAFSNMLLSTSVMWLATKYLFTKKTVHWIASLPAIVGTAVTLSYIFTAPIGLNFDKSLSTPIGIVTGVVLLIALIIVDRRTYKA; via the coding sequence ATGTTCTTATTCTTTATCTGTATCATTTGCCTTGTTCTCGCCTATAGGTTCTATAGCCCATTTGTGGAGAAGCAGGCCAAGATTGACCACTCTGTTAAAACACCTTGTACAAGGTTTGAAGACGGAGTTGATTACGTAGCCGTTTCTCCAATAAAAGCGTTTCTCATTCAATTTCTAAACATTGCTGGTGTAGGACCTATCTTTGGTCCAATACTTGGAGCAATCTATGGGCCATCGGCACTAGTTTGGATTGTACTTGGAAATATTATTGGTGGCTCGGTACACGATTATTTTTCAGGAGTATTAAGTATAAAAGAAGATGGTCAAAGTCTCCCTGAGATTGCCGGGCACTACTTTAATATTTACTTCAAAGGAATCATGCTGATCTTTACAGCGATGCTTCTCTTCTTTGTTGGTGTTGTTTTCATTATGAGTCCAGCAGGTCTTATAAGTAATCTAGAAACATTTCAGGGAACTATTTTTGCCAACAACACATTCTGGGTCTTAGTTATTCTTGGATACTATCTTCTTGCTACCCTTCTACCAATTGATAAAATCATTACAAAGTTCTATCCCATTTTTGGACTACTCATGGTCGTTATGACAACTTCAATCGCAGTTGCTCTACTTATCAATGCACCTCACTTGCCTGAGGTTGGAAGCGTCTTCTCTTTTCTAAAGCACTCACACCTCAGTCATGAATTACTTGATAGAGCACCGGGCGCACCTCCAGTGTGGCCCTTACTCTTTGTTACTATCACTTGCGGTGCCATTAGTGGTTTTCACTCGACACAGGCACCGATTATTGCAAGATGCTTAACTAACGAAAAATATATTAGACCTGTTTACTATGGAGCGATGCTGGCAGAAGGTGTTGTTGCAGCGGTTTGGGCCCTAGCGGGAATCTCTGCTTTTCCTGGTGGATACGTTGAACTTAAGAGTGTCATTGCTCTTGGAGGTCCAGGTCTTGTAGTCAATAAGGTGGCCACTTCATACTTAGGTACAATTGGTGGGGTCATGGCAATTCTAGCAGTAGCAGTTTTTCCAATTACTTCAGGTGACACTGCTTTCAGATCGTTAAGACTTACTATCATTGATGCCTTTAAAGTTTCTCAAAGCATAAAGAATAGATTACTCGTCTCCATTCCAATTTTAACGATTGCCTACTTCATGACGAAGATCGACTTCTCACTTATTTGGAGATACTTCGCATTCTCTAATATGTTACTTTCAACGAGTGTTATGTGGTTAGCTACAAAGTATTTATTCACTAAGAAAACAGTCCATTGGATCGCAAGTCTTCCAGCAATTGTAGGAACAGCGGTGACACTCTCTTATATTTTCACAGCACCTATTGGTCTAAACTTTGATAAGAGTTTGAGCACTCCTATTGGAATTGTTACGGGAGTAGTTTTACTCATTGCACTTATTATTGTTGATAGAAGAACTTATAAGGCTTAA
- a CDS encoding PLP-dependent aminotransferase family protein: MSTMNFMRNILSHLPSDWLKLTTHRLDIYNEGLAKVEFLQKLEALQSFEGQELFSELEKLPTAFDYIRLGHPLSCLLEWYIAKEKGISSECVVSFSSGAMSTLAVLRKNLFLQKSTQIIYTDELPDFFDEKSLREIYGYQFELKKVSNLDELEDFNGSRLLFTSLEKVKSANLNNSVDFIVGLEQGLGSIIVINTENNKEYISEVQHVRRRESIAMTPKNCLSLLKRITNENVSEESGANREELSSIINEVTNTKSKVALGSSGLSVQYAIMMGLVDYSKNTFPNKDIKFIVPPNCYGGTNDQARRVAACIDNVEIVDLPVDSGKDMVASLTHILDDVASKDGMAFIIAEIPTNPRVEVPDLIKLRETLAKERKTSDSKIASEAVFILDQTFCPNVKFLGAGDYLHDVPTLSYVSGSKFPSGGLCTAGYCVANEKASSLMEYVNKHIEICDNGATDFQVNTLIEQMPSMNKRIEDAYLNTRAFVDHIKLELPEAKINFVSHELASDGFTPSVFSLDLPTKGETYEQRESHKRELNLLLINMMIEAIADESKFCVSYGQLKGCYWTIPATSTQGTTKEGDKDYIVRVSLSPKFDLEKHKSVFTEFCKKYIKN, from the coding sequence ATGAGCACAATGAATTTTATGAGAAATATTCTCTCCCATCTACCGTCTGATTGGTTGAAATTAACGACTCACAGACTAGATATCTACAATGAAGGTCTTGCTAAAGTTGAGTTCTTACAAAAGCTAGAAGCACTTCAATCCTTTGAAGGACAAGAATTATTTAGTGAATTAGAGAAGCTTCCAACAGCTTTTGATTATATAAGACTAGGCCATCCACTCTCTTGTTTACTTGAGTGGTATATTGCAAAAGAGAAGGGAATATCCAGCGAGTGCGTTGTTTCATTTTCTTCGGGTGCGATGTCAACTCTCGCAGTTCTTAGAAAGAATCTCTTTTTACAAAAATCTACACAGATTATTTATACTGATGAGTTACCAGATTTCTTTGATGAGAAGTCCCTTAGAGAAATCTATGGTTACCAATTTGAATTGAAGAAAGTTTCCAATCTAGATGAGCTAGAAGACTTTAATGGGAGTCGTTTGCTTTTCACATCTCTTGAAAAGGTAAAGTCTGCTAACTTAAATAATTCTGTGGACTTTATTGTAGGACTTGAGCAGGGACTTGGAAGTATTATCGTTATTAATACAGAAAATAATAAAGAATATATTTCAGAAGTTCAGCACGTAAGAAGAAGAGAGTCTATTGCAATGACTCCTAAGAATTGTTTGTCTCTTTTAAAGAGAATTACCAATGAAAATGTAAGTGAAGAGAGTGGAGCTAATAGAGAAGAACTCAGCTCAATCATCAATGAAGTTACGAATACGAAATCAAAAGTCGCACTAGGTTCAAGTGGACTGAGTGTTCAGTACGCAATCATGATGGGACTTGTTGATTACTCAAAGAATACTTTTCCTAATAAAGATATAAAATTCATTGTTCCACCAAATTGCTATGGGGGAACAAATGATCAGGCGAGGAGAGTGGCCGCTTGTATCGATAATGTTGAAATTGTCGATCTTCCTGTGGATAGTGGAAAAGATATGGTTGCAAGTCTTACGCATATCTTGGATGACGTTGCCAGTAAGGATGGGATGGCGTTTATTATCGCTGAGATTCCGACTAATCCAAGAGTTGAAGTACCTGATCTGATTAAACTTAGAGAAACTTTGGCCAAGGAACGTAAGACAAGTGATTCTAAAATTGCTAGTGAAGCAGTGTTTATTTTAGATCAAACTTTTTGCCCCAATGTAAAATTTCTTGGTGCCGGTGATTATCTTCATGATGTGCCTACATTGTCTTATGTAAGTGGTTCTAAATTCCCAAGTGGAGGGCTTTGTACTGCTGGTTATTGTGTTGCAAATGAAAAGGCCTCTTCATTAATGGAGTATGTAAATAAGCACATCGAAATTTGTGATAATGGTGCAACTGATTTTCAGGTGAATACTTTAATTGAACAGATGCCTTCGATGAATAAGAGAATTGAAGATGCTTATCTAAATACGAGAGCGTTTGTTGATCATATAAAGCTAGAACTTCCAGAGGCTAAAATAAACTTTGTCTCACATGAGTTAGCAAGTGATGGGTTTACTCCATCTGTTTTTTCTCTCGACCTTCCTACAAAAGGGGAGACATACGAACAAAGAGAATCTCATAAGAGAGAGCTGAATCTATTATTAATTAATATGATGATAGAGGCCATCGCAGACGAAAGTAAATTCTGTGTGAGTTATGGACAGCTGAAAGGTTGTTACTGGACTATCCCAGCGACTTCTACACAGGGGACAACGAAAGAAGGTGATAAAGATTATATTGTGAGAGTATCTCTCTCCCCAAAATTTGATCTTGAAAAGCACAAGAGTGTCTTCACTGAGTTTTGTAAGAAATATATTAAGAATTAA
- the yghU gene encoding glutathione-dependent disulfide-bond oxidoreductase, producing MTEKYTPPKVWTYEQENGGQFASINRPTSGARFEKTLPVGENPLQLYSLGTPNGVKVTIMLEELLELGISEAEYDAFLINIGEADQFGSGFVEINPNSKIPALLDKNNGDPIRVFESGSILLYLANKFNKFLPADISKKTEVMNWLFWQMGSAPYLGGGFGHFYSYAPEKFEYPIDRFAMETKRQLDVLDKQLSKNQFIAGEEYSIADIAIFPWYGALVKGKLYDAAEFLSTHEYKNIIRWADELIERKAVLRGRLVNRTWGDEDQRLAQRNSAKDFDGLRLDF from the coding sequence ATGACAGAGAAATATACACCACCTAAAGTTTGGACTTATGAACAAGAAAATGGTGGGCAATTTGCGAGTATAAATAGACCAACATCTGGAGCGAGATTTGAAAAGACTCTTCCCGTTGGTGAAAACCCTCTGCAGCTCTATTCTCTTGGAACTCCCAATGGAGTTAAAGTCACGATAATGTTGGAAGAACTCTTAGAGCTAGGTATTAGTGAAGCAGAGTACGATGCTTTCTTAATTAATATTGGAGAAGCGGATCAATTTGGAAGTGGCTTTGTGGAGATTAATCCAAACTCTAAAATTCCTGCGCTCTTAGATAAGAATAATGGTGATCCGATTAGAGTTTTTGAGTCCGGATCAATTCTTCTCTATCTTGCAAATAAATTTAATAAATTTCTTCCGGCCGATATTTCTAAGAAGACGGAAGTTATGAATTGGCTATTCTGGCAAATGGGAAGCGCTCCATACCTAGGTGGTGGATTTGGTCATTTCTATTCTTATGCTCCAGAGAAGTTTGAATATCCTATCGACCGCTTTGCAATGGAGACTAAGAGACAGTTAGATGTTTTAGACAAGCAGCTCTCTAAGAATCAATTCATTGCTGGCGAGGAATACTCAATTGCAGACATTGCAATTTTTCCTTGGTACGGAGCTTTAGTAAAAGGGAAGCTCTATGATGCAGCAGAGTTCCTCTCAACACATGAGTATAAGAATATTATCCGCTGGGCAGACGAGCTCATTGAGAGAAAGGCCGTCCTACGAGGAAGACTTGTTAATCGCACATGGGGAGATGAAGATCAAAGACTTGCTCAGAGAAACTCTGCTAAAGATTTCGACGGGCTACGACTAGATTTTTAA
- a CDS encoding DMT family transporter: MSTTIAWFILVLAGLLEICWAIGLKYTEGFTKFYPTIFTLLTLAGSMYLLAKASNVLPIGTAYGVWVGIGALGAAVLGIFLFEESAGPMRIFFLVLLLISIIGLKLTAR, encoded by the coding sequence ATGTCGACAACAATTGCGTGGTTTATCTTAGTTTTGGCCGGTCTACTTGAAATATGCTGGGCCATCGGTCTTAAGTATACTGAGGGATTCACCAAATTTTACCCAACTATTTTTACCTTACTCACACTTGCGGGCAGTATGTACTTGCTGGCGAAGGCGAGTAATGTTCTGCCCATAGGTACCGCCTATGGTGTATGGGTTGGTATTGGAGCCCTAGGAGCAGCAGTACTTGGAATCTTTCTCTTTGAAGAGTCTGCGGGGCCAATGAGAATTTTCTTTTTGGTATTGCTCTTAATTTCCATCATTGGACTTAAGCTAACTGCTCGCTAG
- a CDS encoding ArgP/LysG family DNA-binding transcriptional regulator has translation MIDYHALRALQAVIEYQSFELASKAIGISQSAVTQRIQNFESYLGKKLLIRKAPYKATGTGKTYLNLLRKVTSLERELEERENIRPILKLAINRDSLDLYFLDVLSDPKVANTVTLQVIADDQENTLSYLKSGQVDMCISSQKKALPNHSSTHLGDMLYTLICSNEFYAKYFSEGVNKKTLSLAPLVVFDKYDKVQHIYLKEHYKLDTFAKINLMPSVPSFKRAILGGFGYGLLPLIDIESELKRKKLIQLNPSKDFSIPLYLHQWEYQQDHIKIFSEKLIKAAKKL, from the coding sequence ATGATTGATTATCACGCTCTTAGGGCGCTTCAGGCCGTTATTGAATACCAAAGTTTTGAACTCGCCTCTAAGGCAATAGGTATATCTCAATCCGCTGTTACCCAGCGAATACAGAACTTTGAGTCCTACTTGGGCAAGAAGTTACTTATTAGAAAAGCTCCCTACAAGGCGACAGGTACAGGAAAGACCTATTTAAATTTACTGCGTAAGGTGACAAGCCTTGAGCGAGAGCTTGAGGAGCGAGAAAATATTAGACCTATTCTCAAATTGGCAATCAATAGAGATAGTCTAGACCTCTACTTTCTTGATGTTTTAAGTGATCCAAAAGTTGCAAATACGGTGACTTTACAAGTAATCGCAGACGATCAAGAAAATACATTGAGCTATCTAAAGAGTGGCCAAGTCGATATGTGTATTAGCTCGCAAAAGAAAGCTCTGCCCAATCATTCTTCAACACATCTAGGAGATATGCTCTACACTCTTATTTGTTCTAATGAGTTCTACGCCAAATACTTTAGCGAAGGAGTAAATAAGAAAACACTCTCCCTCGCTCCTCTCGTTGTCTTTGACAAGTATGATAAGGTTCAGCATATCTATCTTAAAGAGCACTACAAGCTAGATACTTTCGCTAAGATTAATCTCATGCCTTCAGTGCCAAGTTTTAAGCGCGCAATCCTTGGAGGGTTTGGCTATGGACTGTTGCCTTTAATAGATATTGAATCTGAACTAAAGAGAAAGAAGCTCATTCAGCTCAACCCTTCCAAAGACTTTAGTATTCCGCTCTACTTACACCAATGGGAATACCAGCAAGATCATATAAAGATCTTTAGTGAGAAATTAATCAAGGCCGCAAAGAAACTCTAG
- a CDS encoding LysE/ArgO family amino acid transporter, whose protein sequence is MMEVFTEGFLLQASLILALGAQNLFIIDVGIKKNNHILAATICAICDVCLILLGVLGISTLLSSIPTFKIFIGVLGALFLLYYAVLKLREFFVGSFDSKNKAQLVLSKKIIILTTLSFTLLNPHVYIDAFFLIGGYSTKFDFMTDKLSFGLGAGVFSIIWFYFLASFSSKFSTFLSSEKNMRCTSLATGLILTILAYKLGMESIGEIQKIL, encoded by the coding sequence ATGATGGAAGTTTTTACTGAAGGTTTTTTATTGCAGGCAAGTTTAATCTTGGCCTTGGGTGCACAAAACTTATTTATTATTGATGTTGGTATAAAAAAGAATAATCATATCTTGGCCGCAACTATTTGTGCCATTTGTGATGTATGCCTCATTCTTTTAGGTGTTCTTGGTATATCGACACTTCTATCAAGTATTCCGACCTTTAAGATTTTCATTGGAGTATTAGGAGCGTTATTTCTCTTATACTATGCAGTTCTAAAATTGAGAGAATTCTTTGTTGGTTCATTCGATTCAAAGAATAAAGCTCAATTAGTGCTCTCTAAGAAAATTATAATTCTAACGACTCTGAGCTTCACTCTTTTAAATCCACACGTCTATATCGATGCCTTCTTTTTAATTGGCGGGTACTCTACAAAATTCGATTTCATGACGGATAAGTTAAGCTTTGGACTTGGGGCCGGAGTTTTCTCTATAATTTGGTTCTATTTCTTGGCGAGCTTTTCTTCTAAGTTTTCAACTTTTCTCTCTAGTGAAAAGAATATGAGATGTACTTCACTTGCGACAGGACTTATTCTAACGATTTTAGCCTACAAGCTAGGTATGGAATCAATTGGAGAGATCCAGAAGATTCTATAA
- a CDS encoding cytochrome P450, translated as MINSNFQGYSKSLVERIDLGSIEGPRGFDYLQWLQFFKADTLDAFIQLQKTYPRIASFPWPMNSVIIYDPELINDLLVKNYRDFQKGDQVLEVSAVIGRGIAVNNNFKSWSRKRAIIAKDFSRPNIVTFENVIRRITQQKFSSFSSIEEVEIFDFFKDITFEISCETLLGKRLSSEESSRFKEALEVCSEISFKRVFQLLPLPYWVATKDNLDFQHHYKILESIIIEIIESSNSSNSSGVLRSLLGSEHHLSQEEIRDELLTLLIAAHETTAYTLGWAICLMTKEGGFERENYEEIIYETMRLYPALPLFSRKAVQDTELGNIKIPKNTNIVVPAHVLHRMNEFWESPESFMPSRFSDITISSLSHYLPFGKGARKCLGEFLSMNIMKVILEEFFKTFEIDTQISRLPKAKISVALSPSEDIYLKLKRK; from the coding sequence ATGATTAATAGTAATTTTCAAGGGTATAGTAAGTCACTAGTGGAGAGAATTGACCTAGGTTCTATTGAGGGACCTAGGGGATTTGATTATCTTCAATGGCTACAATTCTTTAAGGCTGATACTCTTGATGCCTTTATTCAACTACAAAAAACGTATCCACGTATTGCAAGTTTTCCATGGCCTATGAATTCTGTGATTATTTATGATCCTGAACTTATAAATGATTTACTGGTGAAAAATTACCGAGACTTCCAAAAGGGAGATCAAGTCTTAGAAGTAAGTGCTGTCATAGGAAGAGGGATTGCAGTTAATAATAATTTTAAGAGTTGGTCTAGAAAGAGGGCCATAATAGCTAAAGACTTTTCTCGTCCAAATATTGTCACATTTGAAAATGTCATTCGTAGAATAACTCAACAGAAATTTTCGTCTTTTAGCAGTATAGAAGAAGTTGAGATCTTTGATTTCTTTAAAGATATAACCTTTGAGATTTCCTGTGAAACACTACTTGGGAAGAGATTGAGCTCAGAGGAGAGTTCAAGATTCAAAGAAGCTCTTGAAGTGTGTTCAGAGATTTCATTTAAAAGAGTGTTTCAACTACTTCCTCTGCCTTATTGGGTCGCTACCAAAGATAATTTGGACTTTCAACATCACTATAAAATCTTAGAAAGTATTATTATAGAGATCATTGAGAGCTCAAACTCGTCTAACTCTAGTGGAGTGCTTCGAAGCTTACTAGGAAGTGAACATCATCTATCACAAGAAGAGATACGTGATGAACTCTTAACTCTACTTATTGCTGCCCATGAAACCACCGCCTATACATTGGGCTGGGCAATTTGTTTAATGACAAAAGAAGGGGGATTTGAGAGGGAGAATTACGAAGAGATCATCTATGAAACAATGAGGCTCTATCCAGCACTGCCACTCTTTTCTAGAAAGGCCGTCCAAGATACAGAACTTGGAAATATAAAAATACCAAAGAATACAAATATTGTAGTTCCCGCTCATGTCCTGCACCGTATGAATGAATTCTGGGAGAGTCCTGAGAGTTTTATGCCTTCTAGGTTTTCTGATATTACAATAAGCTCTCTATCTCACTACCTTCCCTTTGGTAAGGGAGCTCGAAAGTGCTTAGGTGAGTTTCTTAGTATGAATATAATGAAGGTCATACTAGAAGAGTTCTTCAAAACCTTTGAAATCGACACTCAGATATCGAGATTGCCAAAGGCGAAGATAAGCGTAGCACTATCGCCAAGTGAAGATATCTATCTCAAGCTTAAAAGAAAGTAG
- a CDS encoding ZIP family metal transporter: MVSYTAIVWTLIAGIATGLGAIPIYFKKEFSKKSLDVGLGFSAGVMLVASFLSLIIPSVSEAKEVYTYNVGLPIILISLFTGYLFIIFIHDILPHEHLIKHTDMKHRKKMSRVALIVLAISLHNFPEGLAVGVGFGSGDEGSGIALALAIALQNMPEGLVVAFGLLSEGASKHKAFAMALLSGLVEPVAAAIGFISSSVTHYSLPIALSFAGGTMLFVICQEMLPELFREGHEKHATLGVIVGVMSMLAIDYYF, translated from the coding sequence ATGGTTTCTTATACAGCAATTGTATGGACATTAATTGCTGGTATTGCCACAGGTCTGGGTGCAATACCTATATATTTTAAAAAAGAATTTTCTAAGAAATCCCTAGATGTGGGGTTAGGCTTTAGCGCTGGAGTTATGCTGGTTGCATCTTTTCTATCTCTAATTATACCGAGTGTGTCTGAAGCAAAAGAAGTCTATACCTATAATGTAGGTCTACCAATAATTTTAATAAGTTTATTCACAGGCTATCTCTTTATTATTTTCATTCACGATATTCTTCCTCATGAACACTTGATAAAGCATACTGATATGAAACATAGAAAGAAGATGAGCCGAGTTGCTTTGATCGTCTTGGCCATCTCTTTACATAATTTTCCAGAGGGGCTCGCCGTTGGAGTGGGATTTGGTTCTGGAGATGAGGGAAGTGGAATAGCTCTCGCTCTGGCCATAGCATTACAAAATATGCCAGAGGGACTTGTTGTTGCCTTTGGTCTTTTAAGCGAGGGAGCTTCTAAGCATAAGGCCTTTGCAATGGCGCTCTTATCTGGATTAGTAGAGCCTGTCGCGGCCGCAATTGGTTTTATTTCTTCTAGTGTGACTCATTATTCTCTTCCAATTGCTCTAAGCTTTGCAGGTGGAACAATGCTCTTTGTAATTTGCCAAGAAATGTTACCTGAGCTTTTTAGAGAGGGACATGAGAAGCATGCCACTCTTGGAGTCATTGTTGGAGTGATGTCCATGCTGGCAATTGATTACTATTTTTAG
- a CDS encoding LETM1 domain-containing protein codes for MILFKWIIDLYLALILLLASKKKGMLKRIRKALVSLKEGLSQEGVETREMFQIYSRYTQGKATKKEMKVANEQLRDIVKSLGLGVLLVLPFAPLTLPIIVKLGKRFGVDIIPSSFKKPEDD; via the coding sequence ATGATTCTTTTTAAGTGGATTATTGATTTATATTTAGCTTTAATTCTATTGTTGGCCTCTAAGAAGAAAGGAATGCTTAAGAGAATTAGAAAAGCACTCGTTTCTCTTAAAGAGGGTCTTTCGCAGGAAGGTGTGGAGACGAGGGAGATGTTCCAAATCTATTCTCGCTACACTCAAGGAAAGGCGACAAAGAAAGAAATGAAAGTTGCTAATGAGCAATTGAGAGATATTGTAAAGAGTCTTGGGCTAGGTGTTTTATTAGTGCTTCCCTTCGCTCCTTTAACTCTTCCTATAATTGTAAAATTAGGAAAGAGATTTGGAGTGGATATTATTCCATCATCTTTCAAGAAGCCCGAAGATGACTAA
- a CDS encoding lysophospholipid acyltransferase family protein — protein MAYLKLILFALIVSGYFISALPFFVLGYFNRYLAIRKLTLIAHLWAKIALKLFAIKVIRNDTEIKSKKEAIGRLIVANHLSYLDAIILLARGPKSFVTSIEMKTTPFLGQICQAAGCLYVERRSRAHLSSEIKDITKALAAGIDVVVFPEATSTNGESIKNFKRPLFAAAIESGATIIPLTLNYRKINSLPVTTLNRDLAFWYADMSFLPHLISVFSQSEFIVEVTSSEFIETEPSDDITNLALLSRERILENYHPIQ, from the coding sequence GTGGCTTATTTAAAATTAATTCTATTTGCTCTCATAGTTAGTGGATACTTTATTAGTGCACTTCCTTTCTTTGTTTTAGGATACTTTAATAGATACCTCGCAATAAGAAAGCTAACACTCATCGCTCACCTTTGGGCAAAAATAGCTTTGAAACTCTTTGCTATAAAAGTCATAAGAAACGATACAGAGATAAAGAGTAAAAAAGAAGCGATAGGTAGACTTATCGTAGCAAACCACCTCTCTTATTTGGATGCAATTATTCTTTTAGCGAGAGGGCCGAAATCATTCGTCACTTCAATTGAAATGAAGACCACTCCCTTTCTGGGGCAAATATGCCAAGCAGCAGGCTGTCTCTATGTAGAGAGAAGAAGTCGAGCTCACCTCTCTAGTGAAATTAAAGATATTACCAAGGCCCTTGCGGCAGGAATTGATGTAGTAGTTTTTCCCGAGGCAACAAGTACTAATGGAGAGAGCATAAAGAATTTTAAAAGACCTCTCTTCGCTGCGGCCATAGAGAGCGGTGCCACGATTATTCCTCTGACTTTAAATTATAGAAAGATTAACTCCTTGCCTGTAACTACCTTAAATAGAGATTTAGCTTTTTGGTATGCTGATATGAGCTTTCTTCCTCATCTAATTTCAGTCTTTTCTCAAAGTGAATTTATAGTTGAAGTAACTTCTAGCGAATTTATTGAAACAGAACCTAGTGATGATATTACAAACCTAGCTCTACTCTCTAGGGAGAGGATCCTAGAGAATTATCACCCAATTCAGTGA
- a CDS encoding GNAT family N-acetyltransferase has translation MITTTLFKTQFFESALREMAIKFSPRFLSYTPKHRVHIETGRYLLKTATSTSELLEVFKLRHINFLQDDQESELSYDLDEYDHICDHLIIICKESQEIIGTYRLICSLYSDTFYSQGEFKLERFLKLDGVKLELGRACIDMSHRNGNVIDLLWKGIAFYAEETGARYLFGCSSVSTIEPQMASNITNYLRNKNYLRDTFEISPTKKYQIDYSGCISESAIEVRDYIPSLLMSYICAGAKVHGLPALDKEFECIDYFTILDLDEVSSLFKKRYFKWLI, from the coding sequence ATGATCACTACAACTTTATTTAAAACGCAATTCTTTGAAAGCGCCCTACGTGAGATGGCCATAAAGTTTTCACCTAGATTTCTCTCATATACTCCAAAACATAGAGTTCATATTGAAACAGGACGCTACCTTCTAAAAACTGCAACAAGTACAAGTGAATTACTTGAAGTTTTTAAACTAAGACATATTAATTTTCTACAAGACGATCAAGAGAGTGAATTAAGTTACGATCTAGATGAATATGACCATATCTGTGACCACCTCATCATTATTTGTAAAGAAAGTCAGGAAATTATTGGAACCTATCGACTTATCTGCTCACTTTATAGCGACACATTCTATTCTCAAGGAGAATTTAAACTAGAGAGATTCTTGAAGTTAGATGGCGTTAAGCTAGAGCTTGGTAGAGCCTGTATTGATATGTCCCATAGAAACGGCAATGTTATTGACTTACTTTGGAAAGGGATTGCCTTTTATGCCGAAGAAACTGGTGCACGCTATCTATTTGGTTGCTCAAGCGTAAGTACCATTGAACCCCAAATGGCATCAAATATTACAAATTATCTAAGAAATAAGAATTACCTCAGAGATACTTTTGAGATCTCACCTACTAAGAAGTACCAAATTGATTATAGTGGATGTATCTCTGAATCTGCTATTGAAGTAAGAGACTATATTCCTTCTCTGCTCATGAGCTATATTTGTGCAGGAGCTAAAGTTCATGGTCTTCCAGCATTGGATAAAGAATTTGAATGTATTGATTACTTTACCATTCTTGACTTAGATGAAGTTAGTTCTCTATTTAAGAAAAGGTATTTTAAGTGGCTTATTTAA